From Cannabis sativa cultivar Pink pepper isolate KNU-18-1 chromosome 8, ASM2916894v1, whole genome shotgun sequence, a single genomic window includes:
- the LOC115701500 gene encoding 4-hydroxyphenylpyruvate dioxygenase has translation MINVTREIIWKSALRLTEISQIYLITCSMSPLPYIITYHSKKHLHSLLLFIVLLPHNKVSFKTIIIKRKKKKMTISNGNGQNTTRSTTVEEDLKLVGFSNFVRTNPKSDRFTVKRFHHVEFWCGDATNTALRFSWGLGMPLLAKSDLSTGNSSHASYLLRSGELNFLFTAPYSSSISTHQTSSASIPTFDRSTFLSFFAAHGLAVRAVALEVEDAEFAFATSVANGAMPSSPPINLGDGVVIAEVRLYGDVVLRYVSYKVESSQNLVFLPGFESVLTAESDQPLDYGIRRLDHAVGNVPELLPAVSYVKKFTGFHEFAEFTAEDVGTSESGLNSKMLANNNETVLIPMNEPVHGTKRKSQIQTFLEHNEGPGIQHLALASEDIFGTLREMRKRSGLGGFEFMPSPPPTYYKNLKNRAGDVLTETQIQECEELGVLVDRDDQGTLLQIFTKPIGDRPTIFIEIIQRVGCMVKDDKGKLYQKGGCGGFGKGNISELFKCVEEYEKTLLKTKVVT, from the exons ATGATTAACGTAACCCGTGAAATAATTTGGAAAAGCGCGCTGCGGCTAACCGAAATCTCCCAAATCTATTTGATCACATGTTCAATGTCCCCACTTCCATACATAATTACATACCATTCCAAAAAACATTTACACTCTTTACTCCTATTTATAGTACTACTCCCACATAACAAAGTCTCattcaaaacaataataattaaaagaaagaaaaaaaaaatgacaatcaGCAATGGCAATGGTCAAAATACCACTAGGTCGACCACAGTAGAGGAAGACCTCAAATTAGTTGGATTCTCAAACTTCGTCCGTACAAATCCCAAATCAGACCGTTTCACTGTGAAGCGATTCCACCATGTTGAGTTTTGGTGTGGTGACGCTACCAACACTGCTCTTCGCTTCTCTTGGGGCCTCGGCATGCCTCTGCTCGCCAAGTCCGACCTCTCTACTGGAAATTCCTCTCATGCTTCCTATCTACTTCGATCCGGTGAGCTTAATTTCCTCTTCACTGCTCCTTACTCATCCTCCATTTCCACCCATCAAACCTCTTCCGCTTCCATACCCACCTTCGACCGCTCCACTTTCCTTTCCTTCTTTGCGGCCCATGGTCTCGCCGTCCGTGCTGTAGCTCTCGAGGTTGAAGACGCGGAGTTTGCTTTCGCTACTAGTGTCGCCAATGGAGCAATGCCTTCATCTCCTCCCATAAATCTAGGAGATGGAGTTGTCATTGCTGAGGTACGTCTCTACGGAGACGTAGTTTTGCGTTATGTTAGTTACAAAGTTGAAAGCTCTCAAAACCTGGTGTTTTTACCAGGTTTTGAGTCAGTGCTCACTGCTGAGTCAGATCAGCCTTTGGATTATGGAATCCGAAGGCTGGATCATGCAGTGGGCAACGTCCCTGAACTGCTACCCGCGGTGTCATATGTCAAGAAGTTTACGGGTTTCCACGAGTTCGCCGAGTTCACTGCAGAGGACGTCGGAACGAGTGAGAGCGGGCTCAATTCGAAGATGCTGGCTAACAATAACGAGACGGTACTTATTCCGATGAACGAGCCGGTTCACGGAACGAAAAGGAAGAGTCAAATTCAGACATTTTTGGAGCACAATGAAGGGCCTGGGATACAACACTTGGCTCTGGCTAGTGAAGACATATTCGGAACGCTGAGGGAGATGAGGAAGCGAAGCGGGTTGGGTGGGTTCGAGTTCATGCCTTCACCACCACCAACTTACTATAAAAATCTCAAGAATCGAGCTGGGGATGTGTTGACAGAGACTCAGATTCAGGAATGTGAGGAGTTGGGGGTTTTGGTGGACAGAGATGATCAGGGTACTCTGCTCCAGATTTTCACCAAACCAATTGGAGACAG ACCGACGATATTCATTGAAATAATACAGAGAGTTGGGTGCATGGTGAAGGATGATAAAGGCAAGCTTTACCAAAAAGGTGGTTGTGGAGGCTTCGGAAAAGGCAATATCTCAGAGCTCTTTAAGTGCGTCGAGGAGTATGAGAAGACATTACTTAAAACCAAAGTGGTTACCTAA